Sequence from the Ziziphus jujuba cultivar Dongzao chromosome 9, ASM3175591v1 genome:
aacctattttaataaatatagaaaagtaaaaGATAGTGAATGGAGATTCTCCAAAAATATTgatctaaatataattataataaaaccgagaaaatctaaataaaatttgccCTAGtgtgaaataaattatttgcatatttaaataatttaaagtgTTATTTAAAATGATAAGAGGTTATTTCCAATTACTTAAATAGTTTAGAAAagttttgtgtaattttcattTTCCCCTATAAAATAAGTTATGTGACATTAATTATtcatattagattaattaatcaattagtaTGTGTATTGAAATACTTTGTTATCTTCCAACTAACATACATaagtatttctttttatctaatgaaatagtctttttttttttttcttttaaacattGAAGTTAAAGGATTCGAACTCAaataattatccaaaaaaaaatagcttttaGCATTAGACCATCAAAAAGTATTCTTTTGAAAGGTAATATTTAATCAAGGACAATATTACAACCTATAATTTCTATTGTTGCACAATTCACATGGCatacttttattttcttgtagTATTAGACATTTAGAGTTATAATGTAAgaactatatattttttcatgtaagAATCTTTTTGTTGAGCTATATCAATTGGACATTTTTCTTCTAAGCTCCCAATTATGGGCATGGGATCCATGGGCTTCATGTAGCTACAGCCTAATGTTTATGGACTCTGAAGGTCTACCTATGTGATTCGACAAATTTTTAGTAGAGCCCAAATCTAGAGGTCAAGAGAGGGCCTGATCAAAGTAATCAAATCTGCGTAGTTTGGGGTTTGGACCACGCCTCATATGAACCGAagtgaattttctattttattttattttattttgctaataAGTATCTTTTAGTTAGTATAAGGTAAAATCTTATTtggatttttcaattttgttttaattacagttaaattttatgcttttgaaaaatcaacatTTAAACCATGTCTGTTAGTTTTTAAGTGTTAATTATAACAATTAAATATCATAATTGTATTTTTCAGTATcatttaattgtaaaattacaattaaaatttatacttttaaaaaatcagCATTTAGACTTTATACGTTAGTTTTTTTGTAGTTAATTATAACAATTAAAAGCCATAAAATGGTATTATTCAATcgaaaaatttctattttttaacatttaattatATGTCTTTAAACTGCAAAAATTAGTTGAAATAATtgacaaataagtttattttgacatatatagaaaactaaatgaaggttaatgataattttttaaaaacattaaatctaaatataattataataaatgagAGGATCTAAATGAAATATACccaatatgaaataaattatatgcacatttaataatttaaagcGTCGTTTAAAATAATAAGGGGTTATTTGAAATTAGTTAAatagtttggaaaatttttgtgtaattttcatttttctcaatAGGGTAATgtgatatttattattcatattagattaattaaataactataaatattaaaattcttcctTATTTTCCTAAAATAAGGGATTCGAACTTAAAtcattattcataaaaataatagctTTTAGCATTGGACCGTGAAAAAGAATTCTTTGAAAAGGTAATCTTTAATCAAGGACAATATTACAACCTACAATTTCTATTGTAGCTCAATTCACATGGCATACTTTTATCTTGTTTGCACTATTAGACATTACTGGTTATAATGCATACCATACAAATTTGTCGGTCTAtgtaagaattatatatatgtatatctatatatatatatatatatattttggtggaAGTAAGAATTATGTTGATGGAATGCAACATAAATGAGGTTTGCTGACCAagttatttatcaattatttttaatataaaaatgtcACAAAATTTTCCACATCAATTGGCAAACTTTATGGTGGTcacaatattaattttgtattaataattaaaaaaattaacataaactaaataaaaaattaattgggtGTTGAAAAAGTCGGTAAAGAATGCTACCCCTagcattattttttcatttcgtcaaatatatgtatttattttgtatacttttttttatttaatgttatctattttggattaattacatttgatatttttaatttttaaaattttataatttaagtttttaactATCAAAAATAacgatttaaatttttaaatttttaatttaatgggTTGTTCCAAACTTGACCAAATAAATTGGTTGTAGTTTTACTCATATTATCATATTCTTCTCCTTAATCCATATTGTAATCTTTACCATAAGTTTTTGGACAGAACTATTATCAACTTGTTTAGTTAAATTGGGAAATTGAATGGATctgcaataaattgaaaaattaaaaacctaaattgttaattttaaaaattgaaaatctaaattacaaaactttataaatcaaaaaaatcaaaatgcatTTAATCCTAATTTTTCTATTTGCGGCCATGTCATGGTGATCGGGCTTTCACACATAGTTTGACAGCATCCAGACCACCTTCTCTAGATTTGACTTTTTCTCGtagtttttatttacatttttttattctaacttttttgttttttgcggTAGTGGTTATACATATTCAACTTCAAGATTTTATATTTACTAAGTATGGTCAAACATATATAATCGGATTTTGGTCatgtcataataataataatttgagttTCCTGCATTCTAGGCCTAACAAAACAAGCATAGTAgaagataattataatttgagtTGGAGGACTACTAATTAATCCTGCAAAATGTCAAgagcatcaatttaaaatttacaagttgttatgaaaaatttaaattaaacagCCAAATAACTACTCCATTGTCGTACAAACTCTAGGTCTATTAaagtttataattataattaattttattaaactgCATAATCATTGAATTCAATAaggattttaataaaattaagtaaGTATATGTTTCTACATcggttaaatattttttgggtaCCTATTAGTGGTGTCAGGGTATGTCCAAGCAAAAGAGGCGTGACCCTTTACCAACCACGGTTATAAAATTCCCCTTACatcgattatatatatatataaatgaagatGTATCTTACTCTAAtgtatttattaatgttttcaaCTTTCTAACAACAATTTTGGGTCTTAAAAACTCTTAGAGATGAGACACAAAACCTTACCAATTACGCAACCAaccaatatttgaaaattaaagaagaagactAGAATTACACATCGTTGACTTTTAATAAGTTTGTGGTGACGTACAGGCTTTGACAAATCCATTGCATACTAATTGGTATATGTGCTATTTCTTGAGTGGATGTTTATGAACAATTGAactttttagaactttttttggATTAGATGCACTTTATGATTTCCAACTATACAAGTTAGGTCTCaatatagaaatttaaatttttaaatttttaatttgttataaattgattcaatttcaaattttgaccaacaaattgatttttttgtttttttttttctctaacagACTTTGctgcttttaatttattacagaaACAAGTTTGTagaaaattgttataaatttgttttcaaaattgagGATTGAATGTAtctataataaattgaaaaagattttaaattactacttttaaaagttaaaaatttaaattgtaaaattttacaaGTGAAAAGTaccaaaatacaattaatccttcctttatatatatatatatatatgtatatgtatatttctttgcattttttttttggcaacttTCATTTTGATCAAAATACGTCTAAGTCATACGTAGAACTTCAGGTcaaatatttacataataagGATCTTCCTGattacattatattattattaaatataggtCAAATATCTACATTTGAAATAGATAATGGCGGGGTTTTTAACTCTTTGTTCTTCaacttcctttttatttttattttttatttactccTTGTTTtcagctcttttttttttttttggttaaattactTTTGCGTCACCTGAAGTTTTTCTTTAGCCAACATGCTACTTGTAAACAtataaggaagaaaaaaaaaaggtatattcaaatggaaattgtaaatttgaggtttttttttgggttgaaagaaatgtaattataaaaataatctgagaaattaaaaataaaattaaaaaattgaatcgAGGACTTTGACAGTAGAAAGCAGATAgcgtaataaaattataatcaaattagtataattttctatttattatgtAGTACTTTTTAGCAGCTTGTcttgttactttttttctttttttcaattaagtTTCTGTTTAGCCAAAGAGGCTAAttaattctataaatataatggaaaaaaaaaaggcatatccAGAGGATTCTATCTTTGCAAATTTTAAAGTGAGAAAGATAATGTATAATTACGAACAGAAAAAGTAATATGagaagaaattataaataaaattagaaaattgaggACATGAAATAGCAATGGGAGAGAAAGTACGTAAATTTTTCCCACTTTTTCCTTTCTGTTTTGAACGGAAAACGGAAATCCACAAAAGCACCCCATTTTCCTCCTAAAGTTtcctttgcatttttttttttttctttgcccgTCTTCTTTTATACAAACATGGAAAAACAGAATCTTTCCActtgtttattttatgttattcttttattgaaaaatgaaagattTAAACTTGTCATTGCCTCGgcaaaaactattttattttttctcagcGAATTCTACGTTCCAAACATAGCCATAAAGCCATTGTTTTCATGTTGAGCAATAATGACACGGCCacgttatttttaattttattacattttccctttttaatattttaatatatattatgtatatataataaattcacATTCTATACTGGTTTAAATTTGTaagattaataatatataatttattatatttattatggtaaaaagaaaaatatacatatatatatatatataggccttTCGAGACAGCCTTTTCTATTGTTCACTTGCCCAATGATCCTCAGAATTTGaatatcataatcataatgataataataagaattGTGTATTATGTGTAAATATCCAACCATGTCTAATCCCCCAAGCTCTTTAAAAGCTTGGACAAAGTCTTTTGCCAGCTTTTGTTGGCCTAAATTTGCAGAAACCCTTACAGCCAGAGAATCAATTGTGTGCATGCAGTAGGATTGGAGCAATGTGGTCTTCATAAGAGATgccaaaaactttattaatatatttttattaattaatatcctTTTCGAGCGCTTTACATATAGTTTTAAATACTTGTGGGATGGCTGATAATTGTTCTTTTGCGTGCATTAGTGGAGATGAAAAGAACgatacatataattttaaatacttttgaGTCGGCTAATAATTGTTCTTTTGCTTGCATGAGTAACCATAAGAAAAAACGTTGCGTAAATTTCCATCTTAATTTAATTCTGTAGCCTCTCTGGACCACTCCATTTTTCTAGTTTCCTAAATTTAGTAGTCtactgtatatatttatatatatatatatatatatatttttttttttttttcttgttataatattaatatagtgctttttcaacaaaaaaagaaaaaaaagttaaagaaatACTTGATGGTGGAGCTAAACGGACATGGAATTAAACTCATCGCCCGTATCCATTAGGCTTCtgttaaccccaaaaaaaaaaaaaaaagtttattatatataattactctttttttttttaaaaaaaaaattgtttaatttcattttgaagcgttttagaaatttatcttttgtttatgaattttgctatttattatcATAAGTACTAAGTGATCGTTACGAATGttatatgataattattaattgatggtatttaattttttttaatattaaacattgaatatagaaaacaaaatctttttatttaataatagttaattaaattgtCATTGAAGCATCaacaaatagcatttttctCTTATGGCTATCAAACATACTCTATTCTATTTTCGTTCTTTAAAATaagttaacaaaattttaagattttttttagtttgaaataaaTTGAGAAGGAGGGATTTTGAACCCGGCTTGACCTAATCCAAGATATGGAAGATAAAACAACCATACAAATAAAGACCATGCtactatttattaaatgatacattgcaaaatattattaattgatatatttatataatctgaataacaataataataaaaaaaaaaaaataataattatcactATAAAGCCAACAgataaattctttaatttattttctaactaatttataaatttttggacaTCTGTTTTTTTTCTGTCAATTTCAAATGTTAATtccaataattattattatatctccACCAATGcagaaaatatgataattaatcaTTGCCCTCCTTCGTCCCCCACCCCACCCCACCCACCCCCTCTCCTTCTTTTTTGGGGTCTGAATTTAATTTACTAATAATTCCGGTTATAAaatgaaaagtttaaaatatgaaaaaaagaaaaaaaaaagtatactaTAATAGGAGGTAGGTATACGTATgcatatgaaataaaattattctgCAAGGATTTTGTTTTGAAGTACGTAGAGTGTTCGGTACGAGTACGACAAATAATTAATGCACCGGTACGTTTATtgccaacccaaaaaaaaaaaaaaaaagatgataaatTCTAGTAGTATAGAAGCGTGCAACTCCAAAGTGAGtggaagagagaagaaaaaccaATGGAGGAGCTAAAACCAAGGCTTGCAAACTCAGCTCCTCTTACCCCATTAGGCTATCTTGAAAGAGCAGCCACTGTGTACGCAAACTGTACTTCTATCATCTACAACCACACCACCTACACCTGGTCTCAGACCCATCTCCGATGCCTCCGCGTGGCTTCCTCCATTTCATCCTTCGGCATCAACCGCCACGACGTCGTTTCCGTCCTCGCTCCCAATATCCCCGCCATGTACGAGCTCCATTTTGCTGTTCCCATGGCCGGTGCGGTTCTCAACACTCTCAACCTTCGTCTCGACCACCGTACCATCTCCGTACTCCTCCGCCACAGCGAATCCAAGCTCGTCTTCGTGGACAAGCTCAGCAAGTCTCTCATCCAAGATGCCATCTCTTTGTTCCAACCAGGTACTCCAATCCCACGTCTCGTCCTCATTGAtggtgatgatggtgatgatgatcgTACTGAGGCTGCTTTGCCAAGTACAttgtcatcttcatcaccagCTGTTGAGTTTGTTTGCAGGTACGAGGACATGGTGGTGAATGGTGATCCTGAGTTCCAGTGGGTTCAACCTCTGACTGGATGGGACCCACTGGTACTCAATTATACATCCGGAACGACGTCGTCTCCCAAAGGTGTGGTCCACTGCCACAGAGGGGTTTTCATCTCCACCTTAGATTCGCTCGTTGATTGGTCTATGCCCAAGAGGCCCGTGTTTCTGTGGACCCTACCCATGTTTCACGGGAATGGGTGGACCTTTCCGTGGGGAATGGCAGCTGTTGGTGGGACCAACATCTGCCTCAGGAAATTTGATGCGCCGTTGATCTACCGTCTGATTAAGGCCCACAAGGTGACTCACTTGTGCGGTGCACCTGTGGTGCTCAACATGCTAGCGAACTCTCCCGCTGCCGAACCGCTAAATCACCGGGTTTTTCTCGACGTAGCCGGAGCTCCGCCTCCACCGACGCTGCTCCTCCGGATGGAGTCGCTGGGTTTTGAGGTCACTCACGGGTACGGGTTGACAGAAGCCGGAGGACTCGTGGCGACGTGCGAGTGGAAGCCGGAGTGGGATCTGTTACCGGCGTCGGAGAGAGCGAGGTTGAAGTCGAGGCAGGGAGTGAGGACGGTAGCGAGGAGCCGGGTGGACGTGGTGGATCCGGAAACGGGTCGGAGCGTGGAACGGGACGGGGTGACGATGGGAGAGGTGGTCGTGAAAGGCGGGTGCGTGATGCTCGGTTATCTCAAAGATCCCGCCGGAACGGCGAAATGCTTGAAGGAGGACGGGTGGTTCTACACCGGAGATGTGGCGGTGGTGCATCCCGATGGGTATTTGGAGATCAAAGACAGATCCAAGGACGTCATTATCAGTGGCGGAGAGAATCTGAGCAGTGTGGAAGTTGAGTGGGTGCTGTATACCCACCCGGCGATCAACGAAGCAGCGGTGGTGGCTCGGCCGGACGATTACTGGGGAGAGACGCCGTGTGCGTTTGTGAGCTTGAAGGAAGGGATTGGAGGAAGCAAACCCAGTGAGAAGGAGGTGATTGAATATTGCAGAGCCAGGTTGCCGCATTTCATGGTGCCCAAAACGGTGGTGTTCAAGGACGAGCTACCGAAGAGTGGTACCGGAAAGATTCAGAAGTTTGTTCTGAGAGAAATTGCAAAAGGCATGGGTTCCGTGGGAGCGAGTCGGACTCGGCCTCAGAGTCGGTTATAACTGCTGAGTTAACTCGGTTCAACTCGATTGTCTTTTATGCCGGTGCATCAATTTCGCGCAGTCAAGTCATATTGgaagtttatttaaaaaaaaaaaaaaaaagtcataacggaagtttcataaaatttatttataaaagaataaaaaaaaggaaaaaaagaaaaaaagaaaaagaagaagccaGCCTGTTTTTCGTGTGTAGATTTTCAGTATTTCCTCTTAAAGGAagaatattgttattttttaatttctattttcaaaGGTTTAGAGAAGTTTGCCATTGAAATAAGCAATTACATCTATAGTACTTAAGTTTTCAAGGTACCACAtgttgttttcttaatttttttcttttttcttttcttttcttttcttttttttttttttgacgttTTACGtacttaaattttagtttttggtatattactggcctttaaactatttttaatttaattttcactaATTTTGAGAAATGCCATGCATTTActttaatcaaaaaaataaaaaaaaaagaatattacaaAATCAGAGTGTATGTTGCATTAAGTGTACTATCTCCTCAAACTGCTAAAAagtagatgaaaaataattaaaagaccaacatgaaaaataattaaaaatttaggaTTAAAATGCAAATATGAAATAATTCAATGATTAATAGAACTA
This genomic interval carries:
- the LOC107427655 gene encoding 2-methylpropanoate--CoA ligase CCL4, producing MEELKPRLANSAPLTPLGYLERAATVYANCTSIIYNHTTYTWSQTHLRCLRVASSISSFGINRHDVVSVLAPNIPAMYELHFAVPMAGAVLNTLNLRLDHRTISVLLRHSESKLVFVDKLSKSLIQDAISLFQPGTPIPRLVLIDGDDGDDDRTEAALPSTLSSSSPAVEFVCRYEDMVVNGDPEFQWVQPLTGWDPLVLNYTSGTTSSPKGVVHCHRGVFISTLDSLVDWSMPKRPVFLWTLPMFHGNGWTFPWGMAAVGGTNICLRKFDAPLIYRLIKAHKVTHLCGAPVVLNMLANSPAAEPLNHRVFLDVAGAPPPPTLLLRMESLGFEVTHGYGLTEAGGLVATCEWKPEWDLLPASERARLKSRQGVRTVARSRVDVVDPETGRSVERDGVTMGEVVVKGGCVMLGYLKDPAGTAKCLKEDGWFYTGDVAVVHPDGYLEIKDRSKDVIISGGENLSSVEVEWVLYTHPAINEAAVVARPDDYWGETPCAFVSLKEGIGGSKPSEKEVIEYCRARLPHFMVPKTVVFKDELPKSGTGKIQKFVLREIAKGMGSVGASRTRPQSRL